Proteins found in one Zea mays cultivar B73 chromosome 1, Zm-B73-REFERENCE-NAM-5.0, whole genome shotgun sequence genomic segment:
- the LOC103637607 gene encoding defensin SD2 gives MKPFICSSHFVVLVLSIVIAAEMASVEADHDCYHLSGKFKGWCLYPDHCADVCFTESDNNLGGKCRGFPSRCYCKTYCAQGPKAAPRTTVAASPALV, from the exons ATGAAGCCTTTCATCTGCAGCAGCCATTTCGTCGTTCTCGTTCTGTCCATCGTCATTGCCGCCG AGATGGCGTCCGTCGAGGCGGATCATGACTGCTaccacctgagcggaaagttcAAGGGGTGGTGCTTGTATCCGGACCACTGCGCAGACGTGTGCTTCACTGAGAGCGACAACAACCTTGGCGGCAAGTGTCGCGGCTTCCCGTCTCGTTGCTACTGCAAGACATACTGCGCGCAGGGGCCAAAGGCCGCTCCTAGGACTACTGTTGCTGCTAGCCCTGCTCTGGTGTAA
- the LOC103637608 gene encoding serine carboxypeptidase-like 34 → MNNMKKAVNTCLLSWLLLLGTLTLAARPDAGGGLDAATVAAQELDRVLSLPGQPSYSSASPKQYSGYVTTDEHLGKALFYWFFEATETPDEKPLVLWLNGGPGCSSIGFGQSQELGPFLVKKDVPELELNPYAWNQAANLLFLDSPAGVGFSYTNTSFEKDPPGDNSTAHGSYAFLVRWFQRFPQHKAKEFYIAGESYAGHYVPQLADVIVEGNKKASEENHINFKGILIGNAYMDGDTDLVGIFDSAWHHAIISDELYGDVQKNCDFSLVELSPECSADVDQYTALYRVIDIYSLYTDRCELGYPDFNYSVSPKTARGASRRGRLDLLEVPMGYDPCTQTYATEYFNREDVQKALHANVTGVPYPYSLCRNSINDAWKDSDLTVVPVVKKLVEAGLRIWIFSGDTDARIPTTSTRYTLKKLGLPIKEDWSPWFHRKQVGGWTVVYDGLTFVTVRGAGHMVPSTQPQQALELFKHFLANTKLPSEPF, encoded by the exons ATGAACAATATGAAGAAGGCGGTTAACACCTGCTTATTATCCTGGCTGCTGCTGCTCGGCACTCTCACACTGGCAGCACGTCCTGACGCAGGCGGCGGCCTCGATGCAGCCACGGTAGCCGCGCAGGAGCTCGACCGCGTCCTGTCGCTGCCCGGGCAGCCGAGCTACTCATCCGCGTCGCCCAAGCAGTACTCCGGGTACGTCACGACCGACGAGCACCTAGGCAAGGCACTGTTCTACTGGTTCTTCGAGGccacggagacgcctgacgagaaGCCACTGGTGCTGTGGCTCAACGGAG GGCCTGGCTGTTCTTCCATTGGGTTCGGGCAGTCGCAAGAACTCGGGCCGTTCCTGGTGAAGAAAGATGTCCCTGAGCTCGAGCTCAACCCGTATGCTTGGAACCAAG CTGCCAATCTGCTGTTCCTGGACTCCCCAGCGGGCGTCGGGTTTTCCTACACAAACACATCCTTCGAAAAGGATCCACCGGGAGACAATTCCACAG CACACGGTTCGTACGCTTTCCTCGTCAGGTGGTTCCAGAGGTTCCCCCAGCACAAGGCCAAGGAGTTCTACATAGCTGGAGAGAGCTACGCAG GACACTACGTTCCCCAGCTCGCAGACGTCATTGTGGAGGGGAACAAGAAGGCCTCCGAAGAAAACCACATCAACTTCAAAGGCATCTTG ATCGGAAACGCGTACATGGACGGCGACACCGATCTGGTGGGCATCTTCGACTCGGCGTGGCACCACGCCATCATCTCGGACGAGCTCTACGGCGACGTGCAGAAGAATTGCGACTTCAGCTTGGTGGAGCTGTCCCCGGAGTGCAGCGCGGACGTGGACCAGTACACCGCGCTCTACAGGGTCATCGACATCTACAGCCTGTACACCGACCGGTGCGAGCTCGGGTACCCGGATTTCAACTACTCGGTGTCGCCGAAAACCGCGCGCGGCGCCAGTCGTCGCGGCCGC ctGGATCTTCTCGAGGTGCCGATGGGCTACGACCCGTGCACGCAGACGTACGCGACTGAGTACTTCAACCGCGAGGACGTGCAGAAGGCGCTGCACGCCAATGTCACTGGCGTGCCTTACCCCTACTCGCTTTGCCG TAATTCGATAAACGACGCGTGGAAAGATTCCGACTTGACAGTCGTTCCAGTAGTGAAGAAGCTGGTGGAGGCGGGGCTCCGGATATGGATTTTCAG CGGCGACACGGACGCAAGAATCCCGACCACGTCAACCCGGTACACGCTGAAGAAGCTCGGCCTGCCCATCAAAGAGGACTGGTCGCCGTGGTTCCATCGCAAGCAG GTTGGCGGCTGGACTGTGGTGTACGACGGCCTGACATTCGTCACCGTGAGAGGTGCCGGGCACATGGTCCCGTCCACGCAGCCGCAGCAAGCGCTCGAGCTGTTCAAGCACTTCCTGGCCAACACGAAACTGCCCTCCGAGCCCTTCTAG
- the LOC103637609 gene encoding protein EXORDIUM-like 5, with protein sequence MALAAAIIVVFLLPGLLLTAMAATPYPHGRGADALVGASKKYEGSSNLVDLRYHMGPVLSAAPLRLYVLWYGRWDPAHQVPVRDFLLSLSDTSLPRPSVADWWATAALYADQTLANVTCRVDLAGEAADESASLGRSLSRLDIQRVLASAVAAGRLPADTRGGAYLVLTAPGVGVQDFCRAVCGFHYFTFPSLVGHTLPYAWVGHSGGRCADVCAYPFALSSYMARSGMAALRPPNGDAGVDGMVSVIAHELAELATNPLVNAWYAGEDPTAPTEIADLCEGVYGTGGGGGYAGKVSVDAQGRSWNVNGRKGRKFLVQWLWSPEAKACVGPNASD encoded by the coding sequence ATGGCGCTCGCCGCCGCCATCATCGTCGTCTTCCTGCTTCCTGGCCTTCTCCTCACGGCGATGGCGGCCACGCCGTACCCTCACGGCCGCGGCGCCGACGCTCTCGTGGGCGCGTCCAAGAAGTACGAGGGCAGCTCCAACCTGGTGGACCTCCGCTACCACATGGGCCCCGTCCTCTCCGCCGCGCCGCTCCGCCTCTACGTGCTCTGGTACGGCCGATGGGACCCCGCGCACCAGGTCCCCGTCCGCGActtcctcctctccctctccgaCACGTCCCTGCCGCGCCCCTCCGTCGCCGACTGGTGGGCCACCGCCGCGCTCTACGCCGACCAGACCCTCGCCAACGTCACCTGCCGCGTCGACCTGGCCGGGGAAGCCGCCGACGAGTCGGCCTCGCTGGGCCGCTCGCTCTCCCGGCTCGACATCCAGCGCGTGCTCGCCTCTGCGGTCGCCGCGGGCCGGCTCCCTGCCGACACCCGCGGCGGCGCCTACCTTGTTCTCACGGCGCCCGGCGTCGGCGTCCAGGACTTCTGCCGCGCCGTATGCGGCTTCCACTACTTCACCTTCCCGTCGCTCGTGGGCCACACGCTGCCCTACGCGTGGGTCGGGCACAGCGGCGGCCGCTGCGCCGACGTCTGCGCGTACCCGTTCGCGCTGTCGTCGTACATGGCCCGGAGCGGCATGGCGGCGCTGCGGCCGCCCAACGGCGACGCGGGCGTCGACGGCATGGTCAGCGTCATCGCGCACGAGCTGGCCGAGCTCGCCACGAACCCGCTCGTCAACGCGTGGTACGCCGGGGAGGACCCCACGGCGCCCACCGAGATCGCCGACCTGTGCGAGGGGGTGTACGgtacgggcggcggcggcgggtacGCCGGGAAGGTGTCGGTGGACGCGCAGGGGAGGAGCTGGAATGTGAATGGGAGGAAGGGGAGGAAATTCTTGGTGCAGTGGCTGTGGAGCCCAGAGGCTAAGGCGTGCGTGGGGCCCAATGCCAGTGACTAG